From a region of the Trueperaceae bacterium genome:
- a CDS encoding ribbon-helix-helix domain-containing protein, with the protein MSQITIYLEPDLAKRMREAAEGEGISQSKWIARLVEERLDDMWPPEVLSLAGSMPDFPSLDEIRAFEGEDLPRDSF; encoded by the coding sequence ATGAGCCAGATAACCATCTACCTCGAACCCGACCTCGCGAAGCGCATGCGCGAGGCGGCCGAAGGCGAAGGCATCTCCCAGAGCAAGTGGATAGCGCGGCTCGTCGAGGAGCGGCTCGACGACATGTGGCCTCCCGAGGTCCTCAGCCTCGCGGGCTCGATGCCGGACTTCCCTTCCCTGGATGAGATCCGGGCATTCGAGGGCGAAGACCTCCCGCGCGACTCCTTCTGA